TACATTATCTTTCATATACTCTATAGAATTTTGCGTCTTCTGTAGTAGCaatttgtggggtttttttatGTTCTTagttttttcattcattttgctACCTTGAAATAGCATGTAGTTGTAGACAAAATTGGCAGTGATGTACAAGTTATTGAATATACCTATATAAATGACATTTATGACTTAAGTTTAGCTACAATTTAACACGCGTACATTTCACTTATAGCTTGGCCGTAATATGATGTCTTAACTTTTATTATGACAAATTTTTTATTCGTCCTCTCAACCGGAAGTGAACCGCTTTTGGTCGTTGTCAACATCGAGTTTTGCTATTGAAGAGGTGTTCGTGGTGACAATTTTCgttattaataaatatattcCTCAAAATACCGTACGCGCCACCATATCTGTTCAATTTCTGGCACTGCCAGTACCAAGACTACATAATTGAATCTCTACTCAGCATCTTCATATCCAgcgagctagctagctaaagaAATCAAACGTTACCTTCGTCTCGCGTACGATCAAGTGCACAGAAGAGGAGAAACACAATCGTCAACGACATGTCAAAAGTTGAACGCTTGAATGACCGGGTAACAAAGTTACTGACTGTGGCCGTGCACGAAGTGCTTGAGGTTGTGCGGGAGACTGTGTCCGAATATCAGGAGAAAACTgcgcagacacagagagaaaatgagagactACGGAGGCGAGTTCAAGAGCTACAGGACCAGCTGGACAAAGACAGCGCGAGTATGATGTTGATGATTTAACTAATAAATTAATCGacattattgcttttcttgGCCAACTTTTCAATTTAGCTTTATATAGCTAGGTAGCATGTAATAACCGTGTTTTCTGGGTGCCAGATTTTAATTTTTATCTCTTAAAGATCTGTACTTTTGCCTTGTCTTGCGTCTTACTGCTGTTTTCTCGATCTTTCTCCCAATGACCTTCTAGTTGTCCAGCTCACAGCCTCCACGCTTGCGGCTGCGTCCTCTGTGCAGGAGGGCCCGTCTGTGTTCAGTCAGCAGCTGAACACGGCGGTTGAGGACAATCTGGCCCTCAAGCAGGAGCCACCAGCCGATAGCCAGGAGGCTCCGtgtccttcctacataaagacagagatggagaggtcAGAGTACCCCGTTGTGGAGGAGGCCGTGCTGCAGACGGACTTCTTCTCCTGCGCAGATTCAAACTTCCATGCGGCTCGGAGCGAGGTCCGCCAGGAGGTCCGTCCAGACCTGCTGGTGGCCGGGCCAGAATTCCCCGCCACGCCCCCATGCGTGAACGCGGAAGCGCTCAACGCCTTCGTCGAGCGGTTCCCCTACGAGGAGGAGCCCGCTCCCGCGCCCATCCCGGACGCCTGGAGGCAGCGGGCGAGCCAGCAGGGACGGGAGGAGCGTCACGGCTGCCTGCTGTGCGGGAAAACGTTCAGCCGCGTGGGGAACCTGCGCATCCACCAACGCTGCCACACCGGGGAGAAGCCGTACGGCTGCCTGCACTGTGGACGACGCTTCAGCCACAGCGGGAACCTGCAGAAACACAAGAGGGTTCACACGGGGGAGAGACCCTACCGCTGCCCACAGTGCAGCAAGAGCTTCTGCCAGTCCAGCCACCTGAAGAAGCATCAGATGATCCACACGGGCAGACACGTGACCacggggaggagagagatggaactCTGAGGGAACGTGTTGCTGGCTCTGCTCGCGTTTCAACGAATCGCATTTACGTCAATGCGCTTCAAGATCATGATTTACTTTTGTACccaaatgatgatgatggtgacaaGGTTCTGTGTCCAAGTTGCATTCTGTGAGGTTGGAGACTGCAGCCATGTCTCCACAATGTCTGTGTCAATCTCTCAATAATGCATTCACCAAACAAATGTATTAAAAACTGaaatacttttattttgatGAGTTAATTCTAAAATTGTGCATTCTatcaagtttaattcttagaTCTTGACTATTGTCTTATTTATCAACTGAACAATAAAATGATATTCTGTACCAGCTGCCTATGGTGCTTACATACTTACAGAAGGATACAATAAGTAAATTATATGTAAGGATTTTACATTAGTCTAGCAATAATGGCAACAACATTGGAGCTCTGTGTGCTTTAAACCTTTTGTTTCTTAAATTCAAAATAAGAGTTTCAGTGGGCATCCCCATAACCATATCACCAAATAAATAGTTATATAACTGTTAATAACACTGTTCAATTCTGGAAAAAAGTATCCTCACACGTTCTATGAGTTGAGTCCCCTACATAGGTGTAGTTTGGCAGGAGGACGTTGGGGACATGTCATCCCCAGTAATGCCTGCTCCCACAGCTCATATAATGTGTTTGGTTGGATGTCATGAGCAGTGTCGTCGTCCCCCTCAAGCATCACTGCGACCCTGAATGAGTCATACGTAAAGTGCCAATACGTAAACTTTCTGGGTACAGGGACTTTTAATTTAAAATACAGGGTGTTACGGGAAGTAAATAAGTCCTCGTAGTAGGACAGGAAAGGTGACAGTCATAGACTTATAAACACTGAAAATTTGTAATTAATTCGTTTTAGCTAGCTGGCTTTATTCGTCAGAGTACACCAAGTTAATTTCGTAATTAAAAGAAGCTGGCGTACTTCTGAGCTTCAACGAATTCTGGCTGTTGGTTGTGTCCGTTTACTGCACCGGTCTGCCAGCTGGTCGATTTTAAAGCTAACGTTAGCGGACT
The genomic region above belongs to Brachyhypopomus gauderio isolate BG-103 chromosome 3, BGAUD_0.2, whole genome shotgun sequence and contains:
- the LOC143511009 gene encoding uncharacterized protein LOC143511009; this translates as MSKVERLNDRVTKLLTVAVHEVLEVVRETVSEYQEKTAQTQRENERLRRRVQELQDQLDKDSAIVQLTASTLAAASSVQEGPSVFSQQLNTAVEDNLALKQEPPADSQEAPCPSYIKTEMERSEYPVVEEAVLQTDFFSCADSNFHAARSEVRQEVRPDLLVAGPEFPATPPCVNAEALNAFVERFPYEEEPAPAPIPDAWRQRASQQGREERHGCLLCGKTFSRVGNLRIHQRCHTGEKPYGCLHCGRRFSHSGNLQKHKRVHTGERPYRCPQCSKSFCQSSHLKKHQMIHTGRHVTTGRREMEL